In Acidisarcina polymorpha, the DNA window TTGAAGGTATCCGGGTCAATTTCATGAACATAATATGCCAATGATTGAACTCCGAATTTCATGGTGTGTTTGCCGCGGTCAAAGAGCAGATTGTCATCAATTTCTAAATCGCGCTCATGATTGTTAAGACCCTGCGCCGTAGAGCCACCTCCCAAAAAAAAGCCGGCGACCTGAAGCTGCGGAGCGGTGGAGAGCGGAGTCTGTTCTGTGTCTTTCCAGGAATAACCAATGCGGGCTGAGTGTCAGGATATTTGAAATCCGTAGATCATATTCGCTCACGCGGCTATTGAACCCAGCCTCAGCGAGAGTGAGGCCGCCAATTCCCTGATTGCCCAGATTATTCACGTTTGCCGAAAAGGAAATATTGACCGACTCGCTCGGGCTGATCTGTCCGTCTCCCCTTGCAGAAGCGATCCATAGACGCTGCGGCGCCGCTACCGCCTGGTGAAGCGCTTCCTGATTATTGTTAGCACCGAGCGCGATTGCGTTTACTACATTGAACTCATCGATATCGCGTTTTTCCAAAGACAGATTGAAGCCGCTCTTCTTCTTGATAATTGGACCGCCGAAGCTGAAGCCATAACGACGATTTCCCGCCGGAGTCGCCGTCAGAGAGAAAGGATCGGTGGCGTTAAAGCTTCTGTCGCCATCTGTGTAAAACACGGACCCATGCAGGTCGCCCAGCCCAGGCTTGGTTGTGATATCGATATGAGCTCCCTCAAAGGGCGGGAATTCGTATTCGGGTGAAAATAGGTCCGGGTTTAGGTTGACAGAAGCGATGGAGTCTTTTGGAGACAGAGCACTGCCGTTCTGGAAACCGTCCACTGTAATAGTGGCATTGGCGGCACCCCCGCCGGCCATTGCGGCGAGTGCTTGAAGCTCACGAGTAAGATCGTCCGGATCATCTGCAAGCTGTTGTACCTGCTTGGCATTCAATGTCTGGCTGCCCGGTACGGTACCCTCGGGGCTGAGGTCAGCAGCGACTTCGACATCTGTATCAACAGGCGGAAGAGCGAGTTGAACGGTAATAATGGTGCTGCCAGCTCCGATGCTCTTGGCATGCACTGACGAGGGAGAAACCTTCAGCTTGTACGGTCAAATCGGTCTCTCTACTAGGGATGCAGGGAAGGACGAAATGACCTTTGAAATCAGTCTGTGTACTTGAGCTATCAGTTGCTGTGACTTGTGCTCCTTGGATCAATAGACTGTTTGGGTCAATAACATTGCCTTCGATGCGGAACCCTGTTGGGCACGATTGCCCGAATGTTGCGAGAGAGCAAGAAAAAAAGCAACTGCTGTTACGGACATCCTTAATAACATCTTCTGTTTGGAAACCCCTCTTCAACAATGAACAAGGAAGGAACGAGGAAGACAATCGAGTACACTCGTGTTCGATCTTTCTTCTATCTCGAGGCGAGGCGAGGCCGGTTATTTTGTCATCGCAACCACGATGTCGTGCTTCCACAAAATTTGTGCCCATTTTTCTCTGAATTCCTTGTCAAAGTGCTAGATACACAAGATCCGCGATCTATTCCCGGAGTTTCGCAATAAACTTGTCACTGTGGTTTCTTGCACCACAACTTATAAGGGGCTTATGGATTCGTGAAATCAATCGATGAAGCGCCTCTAGGCGGTATCCACATATAAGCTTTGCTGCCTACTCTAAGTTTGTTGAACTTGAATTTTGGAGAGTCAATATGAATTGAATGATGGGAAATGGAGCCAATCAAAGGTCCGCTTCCGGGGCGACTGGAACATGTAAGCCGAACCTCAACGGACAATCGTCAGTTCGTCGACGGGGTGTTGTGGGTTCTGCGATCCGGGCCTCACTGGCAGGACCTTCCGGAGTGTACGGCACGTACAAAAGCGTTCATGCGCGGTTTATGCGCTGGGCGCGTGGTGGCGCGTGGGAGCGGATCTTCGCCGACCCAGTGGCAGACAAGAAACACTTCTATCTCACGTTGGACTCGACGATCGTGCGGGCTCACCAGCAGGCGGCTGCAGGCCCCAACAACGGGCTCCGAAGACTAGGCCGTGGGGCGTTCTCGAGGTGGACTGGGCACCAAAATCCATCTGCTGGTCAATGAAAATGGCTTGCCGGGGGCTTTCCGCATCACGCCCGGAGCTGCCGAATACGCCGAGGACGTACGCCTGCTGGACGGCCCCCATGACGAAGTCGTAATCGCGGATAAAGGCTACGACTCGGCCGAGATCATCGCCAAGGTCCACGGCCTGGGTGCGGTGGCCGTCATTCCGTCACGACGGCACTGGAAACAGGCTCGGACGTATGAGTGAACCCTAAAGGGTCGCGGCAATAGCCGTACCAGCAATCTTTGCTGGTATCTCACCTGACTGGGCGGCTGGCCATGCCAGTACAGGTGAATCGGACTTCACTTTCCCCAACCACCAAAGGAGTAACAATATGAAGACCTAACTGATCAACCATCTACGCATCTCGGACGATTTACCGAACAGTCAGGCCTTGGACTATTTGGAACGAGTGGAGGCAACTGTGGCCCCGTTTGGAGGAAAGTGGCTCGCGCTCGGACCAGCGGATGTTATCGAGGGCACTTGGCCGGGCGCTGTAGTACTGTTGGAGTTTCCGGATCGCAAATCGGCCACCGACTGGTATCACTCTTCGGAGTACCAGGCCATCTTGCCACTCCGGACAAAGAACTCTATTTCCGATATCGTCTTCATCGATCATCTTCCCGAGGGCTTCACAGTTAAGAGCTATGCTGAAGGCGTTCGTCGTTCGATCTCGGCGAAGTAGTCCTTCTGAAGTAGTCCTTCTTGGTCTGAGGACGAGCTGTTCTTGGTCTCCATCGAAATCATTGAAGGGACATTATCGTCCCTTCAATGATTTCGTAACCACTTTTATAGAAGAACTCCTAACGTGCACGACCAATTCGCCACTGCATCACTTCGATATTTTTCTTCTAACAAAAATGCGGAACCTTTTCCGTCATAATTTGATGCTGGCATTGTGCTCATAACAACCCACACAAAAAGCGCGGCATTGCGACCAGTGCGCAAATTTTTCCCGTGTAACTATTGTCGTCTGAATTTAGAAGGGAACTCCTCTGCTGCAATTGGTCGTGACCGATCTTAAGAAGACGAACTTGGCGCTGGACCGCGGCACGGTGGTGGACGCTCACACTAAAAACGGCTTTACGGCGCTGGCCGTAGCTGCGAACTATCGCGGGACAACCGAGGTGGTGCGAATGCTTCTCGATCATGGCGCGACGGTAGAGCGCTGAGCGACCGAGACGCATATTCCTTTTCCGCTATTCCTTGCTGCAGGCACCGGCGAAGTCGAAAAGGCCCAGTTGCTGGCCATCCACGGTGATAGAGTTAACGAGAAGTGAACATGCGATGGTAGAAGTTATTCGCCGTTGATAAATGCTATCGACATGGGCGATGCGCCGATGGTGCGGTCTCTGATTGACTTAGGCGCGTATATACGCGAGCGTGATACGCGCGGGTCGACTCCGCTAACGCGGGCAGTTCTTTCGAAATATAAGGATGTCGTGGCTGTGCTGATTGCCAAGGGAGCGGATGTGAATGCCCTTAACGGAATTGGACTTACGCCTCTTCACTAGCTTCGATGATGGATTATGGAAATACGGCGATGGTGCAGCAGCTACTCGCAGCTGGTGCGAAGCGCGACTTCAAGGATCCTGAAGGACATATTCCGTTGCAGATAGCGGAGAAGTTTCATTACGAGCAGTTAGCCACTGCTCTGCGTTGAGATTGGCTACTCTTCTTTTGTAGAGGAACTCGCTGGTGAAGATAATCCGAGCGCCAGTGGAAATTGATTATAAGAATCGTAGTTTAAACTTAATCACCGCGAATTGATCAATGGTGGATTCCTGCACCGCAGACGCCGGTTCGCGGAGCTCCTAGCTAGGCAGTTGTGAGTCTCCAACGGGGAATATAGGTGCGCGTGGCAGTCTCCACCGGATAAAGCGTACCAAGCCTGCACATCTTCTACTCGCTGACACCAGGAATTAGGCGCCTGCCTCCCCAATGAGCGCCAAATCTCTAGTACCGTATCTGCAGTAAGCTGTTGGCGCGGCGGTAAAAGAATGGGGATTGAATACTACTCGCGTGGGCTGTCACGGCTGATTGGGCATGAACTCGGATAGGGCTGACCTGAGTAGGTTGGTTCAGGAGGGTGCATTGGCCGGCTGCGATAGATCTCGCGGCTACGCGGAGCCCATTCGAGGCGTGAGGTCCGGGTGGGCTGAGCGAATTCGCCCGGCGCGGTGCCGCGTTGGTAATCGTCGTCCTCAGGATAAGTCGAAGTGCGCGCAGGCGAGCGGTGTGCCGGCTTCCCAAACTCGCTGAAGCTCGCCGAAAAAGCAGTGATCTCAGAGGAGCCGTCTTTCTGTCTTGCTCGAGGGGTTGTGGCCTAAACCGAATGTGGCGCACCCCGGCTCCAGCACCACACGCGGTAGCGCAGCGGAGCAGGACCGGTCTGCAAATTGTTCTGGTGGAACTATCGGAAGGAGTCTTCGTCGATCACCTCATCCCACACGTAGTTGTAGTAAGCCTATGAGTAAACGGTAAGACGATTGAGGGAACTGTGTAAGTGCGTGTCGACGGGATGCTCTTTTGCGCGGTAACGGTCATTATCGAGCAGGATAACGCGATCGAGATCGATGGTATCCCAATTGCCCTTGTACGTACGTGCGGTTCGTCGTGTTAAGCACGGCGCGAGTATGCCTCCCACGTCTTGCGGACGTTCAGGTTGGTGGTGAAGATTAAAGACCGCAAAGAGACAGCGGGAGTTCGTAGACATCTTCGTTTTCCCTCGCGCCGGGTTTCTAGCTCGCGATATAGTCAGGAGGTGAGCTGTCAGCGATTTGTGCATTAGTGAGCTGATCCTGCCCTTTCTCAGCTGGGCGCCGGGCACACACGTGAGGGATCCAGAAGACGGTTCTCCATGGCGTGTTCGAAGGCACGCTCGATCGTTTCGGCGGCGATGTCGAGCCCGTGACGCTTTGCAATCAAGCGCATGAAGTACTGTGCTTTTTCGCGATAGGCGGGCGTGTCCAAGAGTTTGCGGATCAACGCGTGGAGCCCATCGACGGTCAGGTTGTCGACTTCAAGAACCTCCCCTACTCCGTGATAGGCGATGCGGATGGCTACCCCGAATTGATCATAGCCGATGGGGATGGCCACCATGGGTACGCCAAGCGCGAGCGATTCAAGTGCGGTGTTGAGTCCGGCGTGCGTGATGCAGAGCGCGGACCGCTCAAGGAGCTCTAGCTGAGGTGCTGTGTCCACGACGATGACGTTGGGCGGGATAGAGCCGAGCTCGTGGAGTTCGATATTGTTTCCCTTGGCGAGAACCACCTGGATTTCGGAAATTGGTCCCACTGCGGCAAGGATGGTTTCGTAGATACTCACCATGCCATTAACCAAGGTCCCCAGCGATGCGTAGACAAGGGGCCTGCCATCGAGCTTCTCCCAGGGAAACGGGACGATCTCACGTCCTGCTACGTCGAAGAAGGGCCCTGCATAATGGAAATTCGAAGGCCACGGAATCCCGGGCAAGTCAAACTCCTTAGGTGTTTGCGACACAACAGCTGCAGCTTTTCTCGAGATGGTTTCAGAGGGAACACTCCACTCGAATTTCAGGCCTGCCCTCTCAGCGTATTCTGCGGCAAGATCCTGCACGATCCCGAAAAACGCGTTTTTGCTCTTTTTGAGTTCCTCGATATTGCGCGTGCGGGCATCGGAGGTATCCTCATATCGCCCTGACACAACAGAAGGAAGCGTGGTGCCCGAAAAATCGATGTTTAAAATAGCCCAGACGTGTGCATACGGGATGCCCAAACTTATGGGGACGACTTCTAGGTACATATGGATAGTGTCGAGTACCAGCGCCTCAACGCCAGTTTCGGCGATTACGCGTGGCAAGTGCTGGGACGCCAACTGGAACATCGCTCTGCCCGCCCCCTGAATGGTCCAACGGGTTGTTTCCATGCCGTGGAGCTTTGCAGCCGGAGCCAGAATACCGGCGGATGATCCAACCGGCAGCTCCTCTTCACAGTAGGAAACAAAATTCAGGCCGGCAGAGAGTACGTAGGGGCCCACATCCGGAACCCCAATAAAGACGATGTCGTGTCCTCGCGACTGCAATTTGCGGGCCAGCGCAATCATCGGATTAATGTGACCAGTGAGCGGCATACTGATAAAACCAATTTTCATTTAGGAGCTCTCCTTTTTTCTGTGCCTCGCATACGTGGAACCGACCCTTGTCCTACCAGCAAACGCGTCTTCCATCTATTACACAAAACGCGGGAAGTAGAAGTCTATTCCCAGTTTTTCACTTTATTGGTGATGACAGACTTTGCCGCGAAAGCGTCTCAGCAAGAAGCACTTTGTGATTTTCAAGATTCTGCTTGTAGGCAGAGATAATTCCCCGTGTTGAGTGCAGAGGGCATGGCCCAGAAGAACCTAACTCATTTTTGTACGCAGATCAGTTCATGAGACGGCACACCTCCTGCGCGCTTTGTTTCGCCTTCGCCCTGGGCATCATGACAAAAACTTCAATCCTTCAAAATGTGCGTCATTCGAAAGCGCTCGACACTTTGCGGAAAACGATCGATAAGAATTTATTCAACCCGACATTTCTCGGCGCGAATTGGGCCCGCGTTCTCAATAGATAGAATTCATTTGACATACCTAAGGCACGATGCGCACTCGAAAAGATAGTAAACAAAATGCTTAGTGAGCTTTCGATGTCTCCATTGCATTTCCATCCCTAATGACGGCCTTCGATAAAGCTCAGGGTGAACCATTCCGACTCCCGTATGCCGATGACTTCATCATCACCGGATGCTCGAAAGGGCTCTGTTGCAAAGTTGTGGTGGCCGCATAAGAATGGGCGGAACGCGAGCGGAGCGGGTCATGTCAGATTTCAAGTGGCGTCAATTTGAAGGCGAGATCATCCTGTGGGCGGTGCGTTGGTACTGCCGCTATGGCATCAGCTATCGTGATCTCGAGCAGATGATGGGCGAACGGGACGTGCTCGTCGATCACTCCACGATCTACCGTTGGGTTCAGAGATACGCGCCGGAGATCGAAAAGCGGCTGCGTGGGCAGTGGCGTCGCCCGCAATCGACGAGCTGGCGGGTCGATGAGACTTACGTGAAAGTTCGCGGCGAATGGGCCTATCTGTACCGGGCGCTCGACAAGCATGGAAACACGATCGATTACTATCTCTCGCCGACACGGAACGCCAAAGCGGCGAAACGCTTCCTGGGTAAGGCGTTGAATGGTTTGAAGGATTGGGAGAAGCCAGAGGTCATCAATACGGACAAAGCACCGACCTATGGAATTGCGATTTCAGAACTGAAGTCCGAAGGCAAATGTCCTGCGGAGACGATGCATCGACAGGTCAAGTATCTGAATAATGTTGTCGAGGCCGATCATGGCAAGCTGAAGCAACTGATCGGTCCGGTGCGGGGTTTCAAGACGCTGAAGACAGCCTACGCGACCATCAGAGGATTTGAGGTGATGCGTGCCCTACGAAAGGGCCAGGCGGCGATCTTCCACCTGACGGGTGGTGTGCGCGGTGAAGCTCGCATCGTCGAACGCGCTTTCGGCATCGGTGCCGGTCCGCTCGCGGAGGCCCTCGCGGTCATCGGCGAAAGGATCACACTCCAACCTGCTTGACCTCTGGGGTAGCGCAACCCCTTGAGCGCCCCCGTCAAGGCCAGAAGATTGCAACAGAGCCGTATATCGGATTCCGCGTAGCGCAAAATTTGACTAGTGCCGTCGTTTTCATGCCGGACCTCACAAAACAGGCTCCAGTCACGCGATCTTCCACGAGCCCGCAGTGAGCGCACTATCGTCAACGCGCTTATCGGGCGCACAACATAGCCGCCCCTTCCCTTCCCTGAACTTGGCGTCCCACAAAGGATAAGTTTGACCGACGACTTCCACGCTCTATCTCGAAAGACTTGCGCGGTCCATAAGTCAAGGCCATAACTGGTCCATCCATGAATACGGCGAGCCACACGGCTCACCGTAGTCATCTGTGCAATCGAGAAAGAGATCTTGAGAAGACCCAAACTCTATGGCGTCACCTCCTGGGTGAATCCCACCGCGCTCGCCCCATTGGTCGCACTGCCGGTGTAGGCGGCGGTGATGCTATGTCCGTAAGCCGTTAGACCGCTCAGCGTGAAGGTCGCCACTCCATCCACCAGTGGGGCCGTTCCTACCGGGGCGGCGCCATTCTTGAAGGTCACCGACCCCGTCGGCGTCGCACTCGATGCCGCAGTCACGGTAGCCACGAAGGTCACCGGGTCACCCAGCTTCGAAGGATTGCTCAACGACTTTACCGTGGTGGTCGTAGGGATCGCTTTCGGCACAACTTTGTATACGGCTGTGGCTACCGCGCTGGGGGTAAAGCCACTCCCACCGATAT includes these proteins:
- a CDS encoding carboxypeptidase-like regulatory domain-containing protein, producing MGTNFVEARHRGCDDKITGLASPRDRRKIEHECTRLSSSFLPCSLLKRGFQTEDVIKDVRNSSCFFSCSLATFGQSCPTGFRIEGNVIDPNSLLIQGAQVTATDSSSTQTDFKGHFVLPCIPSRETDLTVQAEGFSLVSACQEHRSWQHHYYRSTRSSAC
- a CDS encoding transposase, which translates into the protein MEPIKGPLPGRLEHVSRTSTDNRQFVDGVLWVLRSGPHWQDLPECTARTKAFMRGLCAGRVVARGSGSSPTQWQTRNTSISRWTRRSCGLTSRRLQAPTTGSED
- a CDS encoding transposase, whose amino-acid sequence is MGRSRGGLGTKIHLLVNENGLPGAFRITPGAAEYAEDVRLLDGPHDEVVIADKGYDSAEIIAKVHGLGAVAVIPSRRHWKQARTYE
- a CDS encoding DUF1330 domain-containing protein, with protein sequence MDYLERVEATVAPFGGKWLALGPADVIEGTWPGAVVLLEFPDRKSATDWYHSSEYQAILPLRTKNSISDIVFIDHLPEGFTVKSYAEGVRRSISAK
- a CDS encoding ankyrin repeat domain-containing protein, whose translation is MTDLKKTNLALDRGTVVDAHTKNGFTALAVAANYRGTTEVVRMLLDHGATVER
- a CDS encoding ankyrin repeat domain-containing protein translates to MMDYGNTAMVQQLLAAGAKRDFKDPEGHIPLQIAEKFHYEQLATALR
- a CDS encoding glycosyltransferase, which encodes MKIGFISMPLTGHINPMIALARKLQSRGHDIVFIGVPDVGPYVLSAGLNFVSYCEEELPVGSSAGILAPAAKLHGMETTRWTIQGAGRAMFQLASQHLPRVIAETGVEALVLDTIHMYLEVVPISLGIPYAHVWAILNIDFSGTTLPSVVSGRYEDTSDARTRNIEELKKSKNAFFGIVQDLAAEYAERAGLKFEWSVPSETISRKAAAVVSQTPKEFDLPGIPWPSNFHYAGPFFDVAGREIVPFPWEKLDGRPLVYASLGTLVNGMVSIYETILAAVGPISEIQVVLAKGNNIELHELGSIPPNVIVVDTAPQLELLERSALCITHAGLNTALESLALGVPMVAIPIGYDQFGVAIRIAYHGVGEVLEVDNLTVDGLHALIRKLLDTPAYREKAQYFMRLIAKRHGLDIAAETIERAFEHAMENRLLDPSRVCPAPS
- a CDS encoding IS6 family transposase, with translation MSDFKWRQFEGEIILWAVRWYCRYGISYRDLEQMMGERDVLVDHSTIYRWVQRYAPEIEKRLRGQWRRPQSTSWRVDETYVKVRGEWAYLYRALDKHGNTIDYYLSPTRNAKAAKRFLGKALNGLKDWEKPEVINTDKAPTYGIAISELKSEGKCPAETMHRQVKYLNNVVEADHGKLKQLIGPVRGFKTLKTAYATIRGFEVMRALRKGQAAIFHLTGGVRGEARIVERAFGIGAGPLAEALAVIGERITLQPA
- a CDS encoding Ig-like domain repeat protein — its product is MESSTPYATIYYTTDGSRPTTSSTVYSGPFTVSSPMTTVKAIADIGGSGFTPSAVATAVYKVVPKAIPTTTTVKSLSNPSKLGDPVTFVATVTAASSATPTGSVTFKNGAAPVGTAPLVDGVATFTLSGLTAYGHSITAAYTGSATNGASAVGFTQEVTP